The genomic window ctcttccaAAAAGGAGGATGAGAAGTCACAATATGACCTGTCTTTGTACAAACGTGGTGATCTATTGGAGGTCCCCAGGACCTTATTCACACACTTTGGCATTTACTTGGGTGACAACCGTGTAGCCCACCTCATACCGGACATCCTGCCTGTGATTTCCAAGGATAAATCTGCAATCTCCACGGTGGTGACGAATAACCGCCTGCTGCTGGGGGTCATTGCTAAGATTGCAAGCGTAAGAGTGGACTCTGTTTCTGATTTCGGGTTTGGCTCAGAGATTCTGGTCAACCACATGGACAAGGTGTGCAGCGAGCCTCCTCTGGACGGGGACGAGATAGCTAGACGGGCAGAAAAACTCATGGGCTCAGTCACCTACAGCTTATTGTGGTACAACTGTGAGCATTTCGTCATGTACTGCAGATATGGCATGGCCATCAGCTACCAGACTTACCAGGTACAGTCTCCTCTTGTAGTAAAAATATTAAAGGTTCACAGTTTTCATCCAATTTGCtgtcaaaaaaaatctgttcctTACCAATTTAACTGACTAGGGAAAAATACAAAGTCCTTATCCTGTGTAAATTAATATTTATGAGTTTAATCAAAGCTATAGTATCAACTTTAAAGGTCTGAGTTAAAGACACTTGGTACAGTGCTTTGCCTTTTAGTCGTCTTTCTCCATATGGTGTATAATGACGCCTCTtgatgagctacaaaagcaaagacTAAAGGAGAGAAGATTGAGTATTTctactgtatgtatttatttgatatgCCTGTTAACTCAGCCACAGGGTAGGTGTTGAAGAGAtaacagcctttgtttacattttcaacgACAAAGCTTCTAGATGAgtggctttaaaataaaagacagcaggatgacatttatttttgtcagaAAATATTGCTTTAACATGTAAAgaacaaaaccagaaaaaagTTAAGTCAGACTGTTTTGTCCACATGGGGCGTCTAATTGGCTGCATAGATGTTCCAAGACTGTCTGTTTTTTATAAAACGCAATTGTTTGTTAATTGAATAACAAAAAAGCTCAAAGTATATTTGAACTGAGGAAGAGCTGACCTCTTACGCATGGGATTGCTCTAACTAGTCTTTTGATTGAAAAAGCCCATTTATATTGTCTGAAAAACTTTTCTTGATAGAAGGAAATTAAAGAGGGGAAACAGTGGTCTAAAAATGCAGCAAGGATTTGCctttcttaaagggatacttcacccgttgaaacatgaatctgtattgacattgggtcatatatgtagtagaaatgtgaaatgaattttgatgttggtgccttcttggcagAGAGAAGGCAGAAAGtatctttttggctcatgtagatgaaagacaccaaatcccagaatgcacagcaccgcaaattcctggcagaaaacagactctatgtctgtgtccataggcaaacagtgagagcaccgacactaccagtccgccccagctcgggCTCCTTGTCCTCACCGCCCCGGCGGCCAGCgatatagcaatatagccgcgagatggttgctgccgacaggccggtcttgtgtcccTGCGAGCGGCCAGCAGCTGCTCCGGCGgcagcaaaaacacaagaccggcctttCGGCAATGAGGAACTACctttgtagtttcaccccgctaaccgcagcagcttccagtgacgcaaaaatcgtcattttgcgtcactggaagctccttttcagactcagaaatacaaatatatcctatctcaggggaaaatgagggcgggacgcacgaccattcaaaaatactaccaggtttctaatgatacaaagcttaatgcaaatgggtgaagtatccctttaaattaaattggaTATATGCTAGGCCAACTAAAATACAGTTTATACATGAAACTAGATGATATAGTGCTGTATATTCCTCATCACTTATGTTGAGATGCTAAAGGAAATGTTCCATTCACAGCCTGAGACAAAAATCATAACCACCTCCATAACtctcataaataaaaaaaccacGAAAAAACTACTAGTGTTGTTCTAGAGCAGACgtgaaaaaacaacttttcagcAGTTTTCATTATGTAAACTTTTATGTAAGTTTGCACAGCCTGTTGATTATAACAATCCATCACGAGATTGTTATTTTGAGATTCATTTCGAAATCTTGATTCAACAGCAATCTTTAATTCCTTAATTCTTCACACATGCTTCTATTTTTTTACATCCTGGGGATTATTGTGACGTCACATGTAGAAGCTAATAGTTTGAGTTTCACAACACGTGAAGCGACTGCATGGCCGTCAGTCATTAACCAGGATTAAGTCATAAACAGATTATTGGACACATTTAGTAAAACTCAGTGTAAAGATGTGATAATCTGAGTTTATTTATGTTAGTTTCTTTTTACCTCACATTGATTTACTAGCTTTATGGTAAAAATCGGATCGACATGCGTCATATGAGGTTACAGCTCAGCACAGAGTTGTTTGCTTCAGTCCACTGGAGTGAAAAATGAACTTCTTTCTGAGTCGAGTGGCTCCCTCTAGTGTTTCCTCATGTCATAATGATGTTATTCTGGAGATCATGAAGACTTCCCTTTGATAACAGACACTCTACGCTGCTTATTTGTGCTTTACTTTGCTTCGAATCTaattctctccctcttccttgCAGTTCTGCACAGCAGTACGGAAAATTGTCTGCAGCAGGATGAGCTCTTATTTCACTGCACTGTGCGGCGTAGGAGCCATGCTGTACGTGGGCTGTGTGACACCACTGACACTTTTACTGACCGTGCTCATCTCATTCACTATCTGGATGGCAGCCTAAAGGCCTCCAGCAAGAAAGACTCATTCAACACGCCGGTGGAGGCTGAAATGAAATGAGTTCCTTATAAGTTTACTTTTTATGTTCTTTG from Labrus bergylta chromosome 1, fLabBer1.1, whole genome shotgun sequence includes these protein-coding regions:
- the si:dkey-30k22.5 gene encoding lecithin retinol acyltransferase family protein, which gives rise to MFLYQLINFFFVSSKKEDEKSQYDLSLYKRGDLLEVPRTLFTHFGIYLGDNRVAHLIPDILPVISKDKSAISTVVTNNRLLLGVIAKIASVRVDSVSDFGFGSEILVNHMDKVCSEPPLDGDEIARRAEKLMGSVTYSLLWYNCEHFVMYCRYGMAISYQTYQFCTAVRKIVCSRMSSYFTALCGVGAMLYVGCVTPLTLLLTVLISFTIWMAA